From a single Bacillus sp. NEB1478 genomic region:
- the pgeF gene encoding peptidoglycan editing factor PgeF: protein MNLFKQTGKQMSLQSWQNENPNILAGFTTRTGGFSTDSFQTLNMGFHVEDNPEKVQKNRLAFAEDIGFPIQNWVGTQQVHGTNIMKVTPQDIGKGSLDFESAIENTDGIYTEVENVLLTSLYADCVPLYFYSPENNLIGLAHAGWRGTVGKIGPKMVKLWCEKERVDIQDIKAAIGPAIGDCCYEVDEKVITEVRAAMGGREDNNVFSKNQSGKYQLNLQNLNEIFLINAGLSPENITKSHDCTSCKNDIFFSYRKENGKTGRMMSFIGRKHLV from the coding sequence ATGAATTTATTTAAGCAAACTGGAAAGCAAATGTCTTTGCAATCATGGCAAAACGAAAATCCGAATATTTTGGCAGGTTTTACGACTCGGACTGGCGGATTTAGTACGGATTCATTTCAAACTTTAAATATGGGATTTCATGTAGAAGATAATCCAGAAAAAGTCCAAAAAAACAGACTGGCATTTGCAGAGGACATTGGGTTTCCTATACAAAATTGGGTAGGAACACAGCAGGTACATGGAACAAACATCATGAAAGTAACACCGCAAGATATAGGAAAAGGATCTTTGGATTTTGAATCAGCAATAGAGAATACAGATGGTATTTATACAGAAGTAGAAAATGTATTATTAACTTCTTTATATGCTGATTGTGTTCCTCTCTACTTTTATTCACCCGAAAATAATCTTATTGGCTTGGCTCACGCAGGCTGGCGAGGGACTGTCGGAAAGATCGGTCCAAAAATGGTTAAACTGTGGTGTGAAAAGGAAAGGGTAGACATACAAGATATAAAAGCCGCTATTGGTCCTGCGATTGGCGACTGTTGCTATGAAGTAGACGAAAAAGTAATCACAGAAGTAAGAGCTGCAATGGGTGGACGTGAGGATAATAATGTTTTTTCTAAAAACCAATCAGGAAAATATCAGCTGAATTTACAAAACTTAAATGAGATTTTTTTGATTAATGCTGGATTATCTCCTGAAAATATTACAAAATCTCATGATTGTACAAGTTGTAAAAACGACATCTTTTTTTCTTATAGGAAGGAAAATGGTAAGACAGGTCGAATGATGAGTTTTATCGGCAGAAAACATCTTGTTTGA
- the lspA gene encoding signal peptidase II yields the protein MFYYLFALLVFALDQLTKWTIVKNMNLGESIPIIDEVFYITSHRNRGAAFGILQDQRYFFIIITLAVVGAVVYYLQKHASDKLLKFALALVLGGAIGNFSDRLIRGEVVDFLNVYIGNYDFPIFNVADSALVIGVGLIFIQSFMESSKKETKNEQI from the coding sequence TTGTTTTATTATCTTTTTGCATTGTTAGTCTTTGCTTTAGACCAGCTGACAAAATGGACGATCGTTAAAAATATGAACCTCGGGGAATCTATACCCATCATTGATGAAGTATTTTACATAACCTCGCACAGAAACAGAGGCGCAGCGTTTGGTATTTTACAAGATCAGAGATACTTTTTTATAATCATCACACTTGCAGTGGTTGGAGCAGTCGTATATTATTTGCAAAAACATGCTTCAGATAAATTATTGAAATTTGCATTAGCCCTTGTTTTGGGAGGGGCTATTGGAAACTTTTCCGACAGATTAATAAGAGGAGAAGTTGTTGATTTTCTAAATGTATATATCGGAAATTATGATTTTCCGATTTTTAATGTTGCAGACAGCGCTTTGGTAATTGGTGTTGGTTTAATTTTTATTCAAAGCTTCATGGAGAGCAGCAAGAAGGAGACAAAAAATGAACAAATTTGA
- the sigE gene encoding RNA polymerase sporulation sigma factor SigE, with amino-acid sequence MFKWRLKITMFWYKLLFKLGLKSDEIYYIGGNEALPPPLSKEEEALLLEKLPSGDKAAKSLLIERNLRLVVYIARKFENTGINIEDLISIGTIGLIKAVNTFNPEKKIKLATYASRCIENEILMYLRRNNKTRSEVSFDEPLNVDWDGNELLLSDVLGTEEDIITRRIEANVDRKLLLKALFTLNDREKQIMELRFGLSGGEEKTQKDVADMLGISQSYISRLEKRIIKRLQKEFNKMV; translated from the coding sequence ATTGTTTAAACTTGGTTTAAAGTCTGATGAAATATATTACATCGGGGGAAACGAGGCACTTCCGCCCCCCTTAAGCAAAGAAGAAGAGGCACTTTTGCTTGAAAAGCTTCCTTCTGGTGATAAGGCAGCAAAATCGCTGTTGATTGAACGAAACCTTCGATTAGTTGTTTATATCGCCAGAAAGTTTGAAAATACAGGCATTAACATTGAAGACTTAATAAGTATTGGGACAATCGGTTTAATCAAGGCTGTGAATACATTTAATCCTGAGAAAAAGATAAAGCTTGCGACTTATGCCTCCCGTTGTATAGAAAACGAAATTTTAATGTATTTAAGACGCAACAACAAGACCCGTTCAGAAGTGTCATTTGATGAACCTCTAAATGTCGATTGGGATGGAAATGAACTGCTTCTTTCCGATGTTTTAGGTACAGAAGAAGATATCATTACAAGAAGGATCGAAGCTAACGTAGATAGAAAACTACTGTTGAAAGCATTATTTACGTTAAATGATCGGGAAAAGCAAATCATGGAGCTGCGATTTGGATTATCCGGCGGTGAAGAAAAGACTCAAAAAGATGTTGCGGATATGCTGGGGATCTCCCAATCGTATATTTCGAGGCTTGAAAAAAGGATAATAAAACGGCTTCAAAAAGAATTTAATAAAATGGTTTAG
- the sigG gene encoding RNA polymerase sporulation sigma factor SigG, which yields MTRNKVEICGVDTSKLPVLKNPEMRILFDKMHKGDPDARETLVNGNLRLVLSVIQRFNNRGEHVDDLFQVGCIGLMKSIDNFDLGQNVKFSTYAVPMIIGEIRRYLRDNNPIRVSRSLRDIAYKALQVRDQLMNKLSREPTAQQIAEALDVPKEEVVFALDAIQDPVSLFEPIYNDGGDPIFVMDQISDDKAKDMQWIEEIALKEGMRRLNDREKMILTMRFFQGKTQMEVADEIGISQAQVSRLEKAAISQMNKNIQSS from the coding sequence TTGACAAGAAATAAAGTTGAGATTTGCGGAGTTGATACATCAAAGCTTCCTGTTTTAAAAAATCCAGAGATGCGCATTCTGTTTGACAAGATGCACAAAGGTGACCCGGATGCGCGTGAAACACTGGTAAATGGAAACCTTAGGCTGGTTCTGAGTGTCATACAGCGATTCAATAATCGCGGTGAGCACGTTGATGATCTATTCCAAGTGGGCTGTATCGGGCTTATGAAGTCCATCGATAATTTCGATCTTGGTCAAAATGTTAAATTTTCTACTTATGCTGTACCCATGATAATCGGAGAAATAAGGCGATATTTGCGTGATAATAATCCGATTCGAGTTTCAAGGAGCTTAAGAGACATTGCATATAAAGCTCTGCAAGTTCGTGACCAGCTCATGAACAAACTTTCTCGGGAACCCACTGCACAGCAAATTGCGGAAGCACTAGACGTTCCAAAAGAAGAAGTTGTATTTGCGCTTGATGCGATTCAAGACCCTGTATCACTGTTCGAACCGATTTATAATGATGGCGGCGATCCCATTTTCGTCATGGATCAGATCAGTGATGATAAAGCGAAAGATATGCAATGGATTGAAGAAATAGCATTAAAAGAAGGTATGAGACGTCTAAACGATAGAGAAAAAATGATATTGACAATGCGTTTCTTTCAAGGCAAAACACAGATGGAAGTCGCTGATGAAATCGGTATATCCCAAGCACAAGTGTCCAGGCTTGAAAAAGCAGCGATCTCACAGATGAATAAAAATATTCAAAGCAGCTAA
- a CDS encoding cell division protein SepF, translating into MGIKTKFRRFFDLEDDYEYENEYEEESYEEEEEITPSHTKKGKANVVSLQSIQQQVKVVLVEPRVYAEAQDIADQLKNRRAVVMNLQRIPHDQAKRIVDFLSGTVYAIGGDIQKLGPNTFLCTPENVDVSGTISEMMDED; encoded by the coding sequence ATGGGCATTAAAACGAAATTCAGACGCTTTTTTGACTTAGAAGATGATTATGAATATGAAAATGAGTATGAAGAAGAGTCATATGAAGAAGAAGAAGAGATCACACCATCTCATACGAAAAAAGGTAAAGCTAATGTTGTCAGTCTGCAAAGCATTCAGCAGCAAGTAAAGGTAGTACTTGTTGAACCGCGTGTTTATGCTGAGGCACAAGACATAGCAGATCAGCTCAAGAACCGCAGAGCAGTTGTTATGAATCTGCAGCGCATTCCCCATGACCAAGCAAAGCGGATTGTAGACTTTTTATCAGGTACTGTTTATGCAATCGGCGGGGACATTCAGAAACTTGGTCCAAATACATTCCTTTGTACACCAGAAAACGTCGATGTTTCTGGAACGATTTCAGAAATGATGGACGAAGATTAA
- a CDS encoding YlmC/YmxH family sporulation protein, producing MNKISDFQVKDVVNVANGKKLGHIADLEINLNTGKIDAIIIPGAGKMLGFFARENDIVIPWRNIVKIGADVILVRHMDASELHEYTKEPYDQLK from the coding sequence ATGAATAAAATATCTGATTTTCAAGTAAAAGATGTTGTAAATGTAGCAAATGGAAAAAAACTTGGTCACATTGCAGATCTTGAAATAAATTTAAATACGGGAAAAATTGACGCTATCATTATTCCTGGGGCCGGAAAAATGCTTGGTTTCTTTGCAAGGGAAAATGATATCGTCATTCCATGGCGCAATATTGTTAAAATTGGAGCTGATGTCATTTTAGTTAGACATATGGATGCAAGCGAATTACATGAATACACGAAAGAACCGTATGATCAATTGAAATAG
- a CDS encoding YggT family protein, with protein METIAGILVKLLDVYYYMIIGYILLSWFPNARESSFGQVLARLVEPYLSPFRKIIPPLGMIDLSPIVALISLHFAKYGIYVVADMLNNTF; from the coding sequence ATAGAAACAATAGCTGGAATACTTGTTAAATTACTAGATGTTTATTATTACATGATAATTGGTTACATATTACTTTCTTGGTTTCCTAACGCAAGAGAATCCTCCTTCGGCCAAGTTCTGGCAAGATTGGTGGAGCCATACTTGTCACCTTTCAGAAAAATCATCCCGCCTCTTGGAATGATTGATCTGTCGCCAATTGTAGCTTTAATCTCTTTGCATTTTGCAAAATATGGGATTTATGTTGTAGCAGACATGCTTAACAATACATTTTAG
- the ileS gene encoding isoleucine--tRNA ligase, whose amino-acid sequence MNYKDTLLMPKTEFPMRGNLPQREPVVQEKWNEMNIYQKVMENTKDLPPFILHDGPPYANGDIHIGHAENKILKDIIVRFKSMTGHYSPYVPGWDTHGLPIETALTKSGKVKRKELSVAEFRKLCEEYALKQVDHQREQFKRLGVRGDWDNPYITLEKGYEARQIEVFGEMAKRDLIYKGLKPVYWSPSSESALAEAEIEYQDKRSASIFVAFEVKDGKGVLDTDEKLVIWTTTPWTIPANLGISVHPELDYVSVQTETGKYVVAEALLESLKKDFEWEQAEVVKRFKGAEIERAVAKHPLYDRDSLVMLGDHVTTDAGTGCVHTAPGHGEDDFLVGKRYGLDVLCPVDDRGMMTKDAPGFEGMFYDEANKPITEQLKEKGALLKLSFIKHSYPHDWRTKKPVIFRATAQWFASIKGIREDMLRAIEEVNWIPNWGETRLHNMIKDREDWCISRQRAWGVPIPVFYGEDGEAILTEETISHVVELFREHGSNVWFEREAKDLLPDGFTSSHSPNGRFTKETDIMDVWFDSGTSHWGVLEEREDLVRPADLYLEGSDQYRGWFNSSLSTSVAITGKSPYKAILSHGFVLDGEGRKMSKSIGNTLDPIKVMKQLGADIIRLWVSSVDYQSDVRVSDDILKQVAEVYRKIRNTLRFLLGNLHGFDPKQHSVKFDEMPELEKYMMVKLDNVVSKVKKAYEEYQFITVYNTIHNFCTIELSSFYLDMAKDTLYIQAEDDHKRRSIQTVLYEALMALTKLSAPVLAHTADEVWEYIPGVEEASVQLTVMPETKNYTCTEQLEKDWDTFMDVRDEILKALEDARSQKTIGKSLTATITLYPSEALKIWLESVEDLNKLFIVSKATIAGEKSEAPEDAHYFEHVAVVVKPAEGETCERCWVVSEDVGENESHPTLCASCADIIEKNYA is encoded by the coding sequence ATGAATTATAAAGACACTCTTTTAATGCCCAAAACAGAGTTTCCAATGCGCGGCAACTTGCCTCAGCGTGAACCTGTTGTACAAGAAAAATGGAATGAAATGAATATTTATCAAAAAGTAATGGAGAACACGAAGGATCTTCCACCTTTTATTCTGCATGATGGTCCTCCATATGCAAATGGAGATATTCATATCGGGCATGCTGAAAATAAAATCTTGAAAGATATCATCGTTCGTTTTAAATCGATGACAGGTCATTACTCCCCATATGTACCAGGTTGGGACACACATGGATTACCGATTGAAACTGCTTTGACAAAGAGCGGAAAAGTAAAACGTAAAGAATTATCCGTTGCGGAATTCCGTAAGCTTTGTGAAGAATATGCACTAAAGCAAGTTGATCACCAGCGTGAACAATTTAAACGATTAGGTGTCCGCGGTGACTGGGATAATCCTTATATCACACTTGAAAAAGGATACGAAGCAAGACAAATCGAAGTATTCGGCGAGATGGCAAAACGAGACCTAATTTATAAAGGGTTGAAACCTGTATATTGGTCTCCATCATCAGAGTCTGCATTAGCAGAAGCTGAGATTGAATATCAAGATAAGCGTTCGGCATCTATTTTTGTAGCATTCGAAGTGAAGGATGGCAAAGGTGTTCTGGATACTGATGAAAAACTTGTCATCTGGACGACCACACCATGGACGATTCCTGCTAACTTAGGAATTTCTGTACACCCTGAACTGGACTATGTTTCCGTCCAAACTGAAACTGGAAAATATGTTGTAGCTGAAGCATTATTAGAGTCTTTAAAGAAAGACTTTGAATGGGAGCAAGCAGAGGTTGTAAAACGTTTCAAAGGTGCTGAAATTGAACGTGCAGTGGCTAAACATCCGTTATATGACCGTGACTCACTTGTTATGCTTGGTGACCACGTAACGACTGATGCAGGTACAGGATGTGTTCACACTGCTCCTGGCCACGGGGAAGATGACTTTTTAGTAGGTAAACGTTATGGACTTGATGTTTTATGCCCGGTTGATGATCGTGGAATGATGACAAAGGATGCTCCAGGATTTGAAGGAATGTTTTATGATGAGGCAAATAAGCCGATTACAGAACAGCTAAAAGAAAAAGGCGCTTTATTAAAACTATCATTTATAAAACACTCATATCCGCATGACTGGAGAACGAAGAAACCTGTTATTTTCCGTGCTACTGCACAATGGTTTGCTTCAATCAAAGGAATTCGTGAAGATATGCTGCGTGCGATCGAAGAAGTAAACTGGATTCCAAACTGGGGTGAAACACGTCTTCATAACATGATAAAGGATCGTGAAGACTGGTGTATCTCCCGTCAGCGTGCATGGGGTGTTCCGATTCCGGTTTTCTATGGCGAGGATGGAGAAGCGATTCTTACAGAAGAAACAATTAGTCATGTAGTAGAATTGTTTAGAGAACATGGATCAAACGTCTGGTTTGAAAGAGAAGCAAAAGATCTGCTTCCAGATGGTTTTACTTCTTCACACAGTCCAAATGGACGTTTCACAAAAGAAACTGACATCATGGACGTTTGGTTCGATTCTGGAACATCACATTGGGGTGTATTAGAAGAAAGAGAAGATCTAGTTCGCCCTGCTGACCTTTATTTAGAAGGGTCTGACCAATACCGCGGATGGTTTAACTCTTCCCTTTCTACATCTGTAGCGATTACAGGAAAATCGCCTTATAAAGCGATCTTGAGTCACGGATTCGTTCTTGACGGTGAAGGCCGAAAAATGAGTAAGTCGATCGGGAACACTTTAGATCCAATTAAAGTAATGAAGCAACTAGGTGCTGATATTATTCGACTTTGGGTTTCATCCGTTGACTATCAATCAGACGTACGTGTATCTGATGACATTTTAAAACAAGTTGCTGAAGTTTATCGTAAAATTAGAAATACACTACGATTCTTATTAGGAAATCTGCATGGATTTGATCCGAAACAGCATTCAGTAAAGTTTGATGAGATGCCGGAACTCGAAAAATACATGATGGTGAAATTGGATAACGTCGTATCTAAAGTTAAAAAGGCATATGAAGAATATCAATTCATTACGGTATACAATACAATTCATAATTTCTGTACGATTGAATTGAGTTCTTTCTATTTAGATATGGCAAAAGATACTTTGTATATTCAAGCGGAAGACGATCATAAGCGAAGAAGCATCCAAACTGTACTTTATGAGGCATTAATGGCTCTGACGAAACTTTCTGCACCAGTATTAGCACATACTGCTGACGAAGTGTGGGAGTACATTCCAGGTGTTGAGGAAGCTAGTGTTCAATTAACAGTAATGCCTGAAACTAAAAATTATACGTGTACTGAACAACTTGAAAAAGATTGGGATACTTTCATGGATGTCCGTGATGAAATTTTAAAGGCCCTGGAAGATGCAAGAAGTCAAAAAACGATCGGTAAATCTTTAACTGCTACAATTACATTGTATCCTTCAGAAGCACTTAAGATTTGGTTGGAAAGTGTTGAAGATTTAAACAAACTATTCATCGTATCTAAAGCAACAATCGCAGGGGAAAAATCAGAAGCCCCAGAAGATGCACACTATTTTGAACACGTTGCTGTCGTTGTAAAACCGGCAGAAGGTGAAACATGTGAGCGCTGCTGGGTAGTGTCAGAAGATGTTGGAGAGAACGAAAGCCACCCAACACTTTGTGCAAGCTGTGCTGATATTATTGAAAAGAATTATGCATAA
- a CDS encoding RNA-binding protein, with the protein MSIYQHYRPEEHEFVDRVVGWKEDVIERYSPKLTDFLDPREQEIVRSIVGNDAEIRLSMWGGSSYSERKRALIYPDYYEANSSDYQLVYFDITYPSKFSTIEHRDVLGALMNIGVKRSKYGDILVKDDQVQFVCAEEVSGFIEMNLTKIGKTGVKLKHIDEGALAVIEAEYEERNGTVSSLRLDVIIAEIYNLSRSKVSPLIVQGRVKLNHKITDQTSVEVREGDDFSLRGFGRSKLIAIEGTTKREKWRIRYGLLK; encoded by the coding sequence ATGAGCATTTACCAGCATTACAGACCAGAAGAACACGAGTTTGTTGATCGCGTAGTCGGATGGAAAGAGGACGTTATTGAAAGATACAGTCCTAAACTTACTGATTTTCTTGATCCGCGAGAGCAAGAGATTGTGAGAAGCATCGTTGGAAATGATGCGGAGATCCGCCTCTCTATGTGGGGAGGCTCTTCTTATTCTGAACGAAAAAGAGCGCTCATTTATCCGGATTATTATGAAGCAAATTCAAGTGACTATCAGCTCGTTTATTTTGACATTACATATCCATCTAAATTTTCAACGATTGAACACCGAGATGTGTTAGGTGCTTTAATGAATATTGGAGTGAAAAGAAGTAAATACGGTGATATTCTTGTAAAAGATGATCAAGTGCAATTTGTATGTGCAGAAGAGGTCTCCGGTTTTATTGAAATGAACTTAACGAAAATCGGCAAAACAGGTGTAAAGCTTAAGCATATCGATGAAGGTGCATTAGCGGTAATCGAAGCTGAATATGAAGAAAGAAACGGTACGGTATCTTCTTTGCGTCTAGATGTCATAATCGCAGAAATTTACAATCTTTCTCGTTCAAAAGTTTCGCCTCTTATCGTTCAAGGCAGAGTGAAGCTGAATCATAAAATCACTGACCAGACTTCTGTTGAAGTAAGGGAAGGTGATGATTTTTCGCTTCGGGGATTTGGCAGAAGTAAATTGATCGCGATTGAAGGAACAACTAAAAGAGAAAAATGGCGAATACGGTACGGACTTTTAAAATAA
- a CDS encoding DivIVA domain-containing protein codes for MPLTPLDIHNKEFTRGFRGYSEDEVNDFLDQVIKDYEAVIREKKSLEENVEKLEEKISYFKNIEETLNKSILIAQETGEEVKRTANKEARLIIKEAEKNADRIINESLSKSRKISMEIDELKKQSSVYRTRFRMLIEAQLEMLKNDDWDSLNAPENLEGYELQEVKTEA; via the coding sequence GTGCCCTTAACACCGTTAGATATTCATAACAAAGAATTCACTAGAGGTTTCAGAGGATATAGCGAAGATGAAGTGAATGACTTTTTAGATCAGGTAATTAAAGATTACGAAGCAGTTATTCGGGAGAAGAAATCGCTGGAAGAAAATGTTGAAAAGCTGGAAGAAAAAATTTCGTACTTTAAGAACATCGAGGAGACGCTAAATAAGTCAATTCTCATTGCACAAGAAACTGGTGAAGAAGTTAAGCGTACGGCAAATAAAGAAGCTCGATTGATTATTAAAGAAGCGGAGAAGAATGCTGACCGTATTATCAATGAGTCTTTATCAAAATCTAGAAAAATCTCAATGGAGATTGATGAACTTAAAAAACAATCTTCAGTTTATCGTACTCGCTTCAGAATGTTGATAGAAGCTCAGCTTGAGATGCTAAAAAACGATGATTGGGATTCTTTAAATGCTCCCGAGAATCTAGAAGGTTATGAGCTCCAGGAAGTAAAGACGGAAGCTTGA
- a CDS encoding YggS family pyridoxal phosphate-dependent enzyme has protein sequence MTIQENKEQIEENINRVCREKNREPKGVKLIAVTKYVSNETAKEAVQAGIEHLGENRVEGLLEKREHLSGLPVIWHFIGSLQTRKVKDVINYVDYIHSLDRLSLAKEIQKRAERTISCFIQVNVAEEDSKHGLSVKDVMPFVDKLKEYDKIKIAGLMTMAPFTEDESLIRNVFSTLKQLQIDIQDQDFSHAPCTELSMGMSNDYVIAVEEGATFLRIGTSLVGKEF, from the coding sequence TTGACTATTCAAGAAAATAAAGAACAAATTGAAGAAAATATAAATCGTGTTTGTCGTGAAAAAAACAGAGAGCCAAAGGGCGTTAAATTAATAGCCGTAACGAAATATGTTAGTAATGAAACTGCAAAGGAAGCAGTCCAGGCGGGGATTGAACACCTGGGAGAAAATAGAGTAGAAGGACTCCTTGAAAAAAGAGAGCATCTTTCAGGATTGCCTGTCATTTGGCATTTTATCGGTAGCTTGCAGACAAGAAAAGTGAAAGATGTAATTAATTATGTGGATTATATACATTCTCTTGACCGTTTAAGCCTTGCAAAAGAAATTCAAAAAAGAGCTGAACGAACTATTTCTTGTTTTATTCAAGTAAATGTTGCAGAAGAAGACTCAAAACATGGATTATCAGTAAAAGATGTGATGCCTTTTGTCGATAAACTAAAAGAGTACGACAAAATTAAAATCGCAGGGCTCATGACTATGGCTCCATTTACAGAAGATGAGTCATTGATCCGAAATGTTTTTTCAACGTTAAAACAATTACAAATCGACATTCAAGATCAAGATTTTTCCCACGCACCGTGTACTGAGCTATCAATGGGAATGTCGAATGATTATGTTATAGCAGTTGAAGAAGGGGCTACCTTTCTCCGTATCGGTACGAGCTTAGTAGGTAAAGAATTTTAG